Below is a window of Hyalangium ruber DNA.
GGAATGGGCTCGAAGTCGTCCACGTTCCGCCAGAAGCCCGTGAGCTCCTCGTCCTCGAAGAACTCTCCGTCCTCGTCCTCGTCGATGGTCGCCAGCGCGTAATAGGTCTGCGGCGGCATGTCGATGGCGTACGTATAGCCGCGCGCGGCCTCGGCCACGGCGATGGTGTTCTCCTCCACCTGCCACTCGCCCAGCTCGTCCTGCCACGCGAAGGCCACCACCGCGTCCAGGCCCTGCGCCACCGCGCCCACGCGGATCTTCACCGTCACCGTGGCGCTGCCCGCCGGGCCTCCTCCCGCCGCGCTCGTGCCGGTGAGGGTGAGCGTGGCCGAGTACTCCCCGTCCGCCAGCCCCGAGGCGTTCGTCACTACGTCCAGCGCGGCGGTGGAGAAAGCCGACAGCGACAGCGTGGGCCCCGGCAGGGACACCGCTCCGGCCTGGGGCCCGCTCTTGGCCGCCGTCACGTTCAGCGTGCCGCCGCCCAGGTTGGACACGAGGATGCGCTGGGTGTCGCTGCCGTTGAAGGACAGGAGCGTGGTGGTGATGCCCAGCTTCGGCGGCTCGTTGGAGGAGCCACCCTGCGCCAGCTTCAGCGCCGCCTGCGCGTTCACCAGCCCCGCGCCGCAGCCCTCGGAGCATCGGCTGCTGGCGCTGGCGGTCGTCTTGAGGATGTTCTCCACCTGCTGCGCGTTGAGGCTGGGGTTGACCGCCAGCATCAGCGCCACCACGCCCGCCACGTGCGGGGTGGCCATGCTCGTGCCCTGGTTGAAGACATAGGCGGGCTGGTCATCCTCGTCGAACGAGGTGGAGAGCACCCCGTCCGCGTACCCGTCTCCGTTGAGGTCCTCGCGCATCTCGCCCCCGGCGGCCATCACGTCCACCGGCGCGCCGAAGTTGGAGAAGCTGCTGCGCGTGCCGGCGAAGTTCGTCGAGCCCACGCAGAGCACGTTCTGCTGGTTGCACGGCGTGGTGCCCGTGGCGTCCACGTTCTCGTTGCCCGCGGCGATGACGTAGATGGCGCCCGCCGTCACCCGCGCGTCGATGACGTCCTGGTAGGTGCGCTGCGGCGAGGAGGCGCCGCCCAGGCTCATGTTGATGACCTTGGCGGGCGTGGGATTGTTGGGCACTCCGGACACCGTGCCACCCGCGGCCCAGTTCATCGCCGCGGCGATGTCGAAGCTGGTGCCGCCCTGCCGGCCCAGCGCTCGCACCGGGAGGATGCGCGTGCTCCACGTCACCCCCGCCACGCCGCTGGCGTTGTCCGTCGCCGCGCCGATGGTGCCCGCCACATGCGTGCCGTGCCACGAGGAGCCCCCGTTCGGCTCGTCCCCGCCCCGGTCCGTGGGGTCGCTGTCACGGCCGCTGCCGTCCCCGCTGTTGGACGTGTCGGAGATCATGTCGTAGCCGGCGATGACGCGCGCGTTGAGGTCCGGATGCGAGGCGATGCCGGTGTCGATGACGGCCACCGTCACCGCGTCGCCGCCGGTGCTCACGTCCCAGGCGGACGGCAGGTTGATGGCCGGGTAGTGCCACTGCACCCCGTAGCTCTTGTCGTTGGGCGTGCGCAGCGCGTACATGCGCAGGTTCTTCTCCGTGAAGCGCACCCCCGGCACCTGCGCGAGCTGAGCGACGAGCTGCCCCGTCTCCTCCACCGTCACCGTGTGCCCGTCCAGCGCCTCGAAGCCCACCAAGTGCAGGTGCTCGCTGGCGTAGCCCTTGTGCGCCACGCGGTAGCCGGGCAGCGTCACCCGCTCCAACGCCACGGGCGCCTCCAGCCCCGCCGCCTCGAAGCGGACAATCACGTCTCCGGCGATGGTGGGGTCCTCCGCGGGCAGCCGCTTGAGCGGCGGGGGGCCCATGGGCGGCGGGACGATGAGCGGATCCGGCAGCGTCACCTCGATGGCGGACTTACGCGTGCCGAGCCCCTGCTGCCGAGTGACGGCCCGCGAGAGGGCCTGCGAGAGCCGGACCGCTGCGTCTCCCTGGAGCGGCGCGGGGCGCGCGGTGGGCTGCGCGGAGGAGCGTCCCCCGCCCTTCTGGAAGGGAGTCAACTTGCCCTGGATGCGACCCGAGGGCTCCTCCTCGCAGGCGGTGAGCAGCAGCAGGCCCAGGATGAGCAATCGGCGCATCGACATTCCCCTCCCTCACGGTGAAGGAGAGGACCCTACCAGCCCTGGCAAGCGCCGGGGGTCTCCTCTTCGAGGAGGTGTCAGCCCGCCGCCGCTTCGCCGCCGGTGCCTTCCGTGCCCTCGGTGTCCTCGCCCTCGTCGTCGGCGAGCGCGTCCACGCCTTGTGGGACTCCGTCCACCCAGGTGACGACGTTGCCCACCATGGCGGGCACGCGCGAGCCGGGCGTCACCACGCCGGTGAGGTTGAGCGGGTCCACCGCGGACAGCTGCACCCGTACGCCCGAGGGCGCCTGGCGTCGCACCGCCCGCGCCGTGTCCACCGCCTCCGGCAGCGCGAACTGCTCGCCCACGAAGCCCGACACGAAGCGTCCGCCGCGAACCTCGCCGCGCGCCTCCATGCGCCGGTAGACGAACAGCAGCTCGCGCCAGGTGGGCGCCAGCGACTCGCGCATCACCAGGTCCCTCCAGACAATGCCGTAGCGCTGGAGGAACAGCCGGGCCAGCGAGTCCCTGACTTCATCGTCCGGCTTGGGCTCGGAGGGAACCAGCAGGCTCCAGCGCCCCGGGCCGCCGCGCTGCAACAGCTTCTGGCGCCGGCGCTGGGCCGGGCTCTGCAGCACGCGCAGGTTCTGCACCGCGTCGGCCGTCACCAGCCCCCGCGCCACCAGCTCCCACAGCGCGTCCTCGACCTCCGCCGGCAGCCGGCGCGCGCGCGACACCAGGTCATTGAAGAAGCACGCGCCGCGCTGCTCCAGCACCGCCACCACGTCCTTCGCCGCGGCCGACAGGTCCGGAGGCAGCCACACCCCTCCGTCCGAGAGCACCGCGTGGGGCCGTGCCGAGGCCAGCATCCAGTCCAGGTTCTCCCGGCGGGTGAAGGTGAGGCTCGCGTTGCGCGTGGGCTGCGGCGCGCGACGTGGGGCCTCCGGCTCCGGGGCAGGCACCGGCGCTCCCCGGCGAGGACCGGGCTGCGGCTTGGGCTCCTTCACCGTCAGCCGGCCCCAGGCCACTTCGCCGCCGTAGCAGGCGCGCTCCAGCAGATCCGCCGTGTAGCCCTTCATGCGCGCGGGCAGCAGGAAGCGCTCCCAGGCCGAGGCCGGCGCCTCGTAGCCCTGCAGCAGCGAGACGGCCTTGAGCAGACCCGTGGAGCCGCGCAGCGCGTCCACTTCCTCCAGGTGGTGCCACCGGAAGAGGAAGCGCATGAAGTCCTGCGCGCTCAGCGGTTCGATCTCCTTGCGCAGCCGGCCCACCGTGAGCCGGTGGATGCGCTGGAGCAGGCGCCGGTCGCACCACTCGAGCTCGGCCTGGGTCCCCTCTGCCCGAAGCGAGGGGGGCCGGAACTGCCCACGCAGGATGTTGCCCGTGCTCTCCAGTTGGTGCAGCGCGAAGTTCACGTCTGACTCATCCAGCAGCGTCAGGCGCGCCAGCTCCGCCACCGTGGTGGGCCCCAGCATCTCCATGTACCCACGGACGATCTGGAGCACCGCCGCCTCGCGCTCCATCGGCCGGTCCCCTTCCAGCACCGGCAGCGGCGGCTGCGTCTGCACCTCCGGGAAGAGCGCCCGCACCGCGCTGCCCCGCTCCGCCGGCACCAGGAAGCTCCCACCCGGCCGCTCCAGCCACGCTACCCGGCCCTGCTGGAACAGCGACACCTCCAGGCCCTTGGGCACCTCCGAGGCGCGCAGCAGCACCAGCTGCAGGAGCGCATCGTGCAGCTCGTCCGCGTCGCGCATGGGCGGCGCCGCGTCCTCCACCACCTGGGCGATGGCCGCCGCGTCCAGCGCCCCGAAGGCCGCCGCGTCCTCGGCCGGCATCGCCCGCCGCAGCGCCACGTTGCGCACCCGCCGCTCCTCCGCTGGCGCGTCGTCCAGGAAGGTGTACGGCATGCTGTGGATCATCTGGTGCGCGAAGACGCTGGGCTCCGGCACGTCCTTCGCCTCCAGGCGGATGCGCCCGTCCTTGATGCGGCGCAGCACCTCGCGCAGGCCGTCCACGTCCATGGCCTCGCGCAGACAGTCCTCCATCGTCTGCTTCACCAGCGGGTGGTCGGGCAGCTCGATGTCTCCACCGCCGTGGTTGTCCTGGCAGCCCACCTGCGCCGGGAAGACGGAGGCCAGCAGGTCCTCGCTCCGGGCCCGCTGGAGGTTGGGCGCCACGCGCTTGCCGCCCGAGAAGCGGTTGAGCGCCAGCGCCCGCGTCGCGTTCCACCGGAAGCGCGTGCCGAAGATGGGCGCCTGGAGCACCGCCTGCACCAGCACCTCCTCGGCCTGCTCTGGGTTGAGGAAGTCGAAGATGTCCGCCAGCGGGAAGGAGTGCTGCTCGCCCAGCGACAGCAGGATTCCATCCTCGGTGGCCGCCGCCTGCAGCTCGAAGTCGAAGCTGCGGCAGAAGCGCTTGCGCAGCGCCATGCCCCAGGCCCGGTTGATGCGGCTGCCGAACGGGGCGTGGATGATGAGCTGCATGCCGCCCGCCTCATCGAAGAAGCGCTCGGCCACCACCGTGGTGTGGCTGGGCACCACCCCACCCAGCATCTTCTGTCCCAGCCGCAGGTAGCCCAGCAGCGCATCCGTCGCCGGCCCGGGCACGTTCAGCTCCTTCTGCAGGAAGGCAGCCGGGTTGTCGTGCTTCAGCAACTCCTCGCGCAGCTTGCCCACCTGCAGGGACAGCTCATCCGTGCGCCCCGGCGCCTCGCCGCGCCAGAAGGGCACCGTGGGCGGCGCGCCCTTGGCGTCCTCCACCTGCACGGTGCTACCCGACACGCGCTGGATGCGCCACGCCGTGGAGCCCAGCAGGAAGATGTCTCCCGGCGAGGACTCCACCGCGAAGTCCTCGTCGAGCTGGCCCACCACCTTGCCCTCGGGCTCGGCGGTGACGGAGAAGGTGAAGGTGTCGGGGATGGCGCCCCCGTTGGTCAGCGCGGTGATGCGCACCCCGCGCCGGCCCTTGAGCCGGTGGTTCACCCGGTCCCGGTGCAGGTGGACGCCGCTGCGGCCCCGCCGCAGGGAGATGCCCTCCGAGAGCGTCTCCAGCACCCCCTGGTACTCCTCCCAGGTGAGGTTCCGGTACGGGTAGGCGCGCTGGAAGATGGAGAACAGCGCCCGCTCGTCCCACTCCTCGCAGGCGCACGCGGCGACGATCTGCTGCGCCAGCACATCCATCGGCTTGTCGGGGATGCGCACCGCGTCCAGCTCGCCCTCGCGCACCGCGTTGAGCAGCGCCACGCACTCCATCAGCTCGTCGCGCGTCATGGCGATGAGCAGGCCCTTGGAGATGCCTCCTTTATAGTGGCCGGCGCGACCCACCCGCTGCAGCAGCACGGAGATGGCCTTCGTGCTGCCCAGCTGCACCACCAGGTCCACGTTGCCCACGTCGATGCCGAGCTCCAGCGAGGCCGTGGCCACCATCGCCACGAGCTGCCCCGCCTTGAGCTTCTCCTCGGCCGCCAGGCGGATCTCGCGCGACATGCTGCCGTGGTGCGCCGCGACCTTGCCCTCTCCCAGCCGCTCGCCCAGGTCGTGCGCCACGCGCTCGGCCATCTTCCGCGTGTTCACGAAGATGAGCGTGGTGCGGTGCTGCTGCGTGAGCTGCACCAGCCGGTCGTAGACCTGGCCCCACATCTCGTGGGTGGCCAGCGAACTCAGCTCCGCGTCCGGAATCTCGACGGTCAGCTCCCACGGCCGCAGGTGCCCCACCTCCACCCGCTTGCATTCCTGGTAGGAGGCGCCGGTGAGGAAGGCGGCGATGGTCTCCAGCGGCTTCTGCGTGGCCGACAGGCCGATGAGCTGCGGGCGCACCTCGGTGAGCGTCTTGAGCCGCTCCATGGAGAGCGTGAAGTGGCTGCCGCGCTTGTCCCGCGCCAGGGCGTGGATCTCGTCCACGATGACGGTGCGCACCGAGCGCAGCGTGCCGCGGGCACGGTCCGCCGTCAGGTAGAGATAGAGCGACTCCGGCGTGGTGATGAGGATGTGCGGCGGCCGGCGGATCATCTGCGCGCGCTCGGAGGCCGAGGTGTCCCCGGTGCGCACCTGCACGCGCAGCTCCTGGGGCGTGTACCCGGACGTGCGCGCCAACGTCATCAGCTCCTCCAGCGGCTGCAGGAGGTTCTTCTGCACGTCGTTGCCCAGCGCCTTCAGAGGCGAGACGTAGAGCACCTCGGTCCGGTCCGACAGCGTGCCTTCGAGCGCCTGCCGGAACAGCCCGTCGAGGGCCGCCAGGAACGCGGTCAGCGTCTTGCCGCTGCCGGTGGGCGCGGCGATGAGCACGTCATTTCCGGCCTGGATGAGCGGCCAACCCTCCACCTGGGGCCGGGAGGGCTCGCCCAACCGCTCGGCGAACCACTTCCGAACCACCGGATGGAACGGCATCAACGAGGGGTGCGCCGCCTGCGCGGCGTAGAAATCGAGGGCGATTTGCGGAGCCATGACGCGCACCCCTCAGACTGAACACAGGTGCAGGGCGCCGTCAACCGCCCCTCACACCCACCTGTCGGGTCTTCTCCGTACCTCCCACCCTGATCAAAGCCTGGACAGTGCGGGAAGCTTCCGCTCAATCGGGTCCAACGGTGATGGGCAGCTTGAGCGCCAGCGACAGCCCGATGTCATGGCCGTGCCCCGGCCGATCGTCGCCGCGCGTCCAGACGGGAATGCCGAAGCGCACGCTCAGCGCCACGTACCCGATGCTGACGTAGGGGGCCAGGTGGAGGCTCGCCGTCGCGGCGCGCTCCTCCCCTGCCGTCTCGTAGGTCCCCCCGAGTTCCATTCCAAAGATGAGGGCGCCCGCCTGGATTCCACCGCTGAAGCGGTGGTGGTCGGAGCCCACCCGCTGCCACTGCATGAAGGCGCCCACCGTGGAGGCCGGAATCCGGCTCTCCGGGATGGACTTGTAGATGCTCAGCTCGGCTCCCAGGGAAGTTACGGAGCCCCCGGGTCGGGTCGAGAGGGTGCCCAGGACTCCCGGGCTGATGACGACGTCGTCCGGCCCGGTGCCCAGGTTGAGCAGGCTCACCTTCGCCGCCAGGGCCGTGGGCGCGAAGAGCAGCACCGCCACCGCCAGGGCAGTCCCTCCGCTCCCCGGCCTCATCCATGTCCGCAGTGCCATGTCCGCTCCTCCCAGCCCGTCCGGGCCCGAGTCGCCTGGCTCCTCGGCGACCAACCCACCCCAGACGTCGCTGGAACTGCCCTATCATGCCGTTAAGGGAGCACCGTGACCGCGCGCGCGAGCAAGAAGCGAATCCTCATCATCGATGACTCGGAGGCCATTCATCACGACTTCCGCCGTCTGCTCTGTCCAGAACGCAAGGAGGGCAGGAAGGCGCTAGACCTGATGGAGGAGGCGCTCTTCGGAACGGCTCCGACAGAGAGCCCCCCCGAGCTGGACTTCGAGGTGGACTCGGCCCTCCAGGGACAGGAGGGGCTCGAGAAGGTGAGGCAGGCCCAGGAAGCCGGCCACCCCTACGACCTGGCCTTCCTGGACTACCGGATGCCCCCCGGCTGGAACGGCGTGGAGACGCTGCGCCACCTGCGCAAGGTGGCCCCCAAGCTCCCCGTGGTGCTGTGCTCGGCCTACTCCGACTACTCGTGGGAGCAGATCCTCGAGGAGTTCCCGGAAACCGGGCCGCTGACCGAGCTGCGCAAGCCCGTCAACCGGGACCAGGTACGCGAGGTGGTGCGCACCTTCACCGAAGAAGGCGACGCCTCCCACACCTGAGCGGCTCCCGGGGCCTCACTCCTCCGAGGGAGGGAGCGCGGGCTCCTCGGCCTGAGCGGCCTGCGCCGTCTCCTTCTTCTTCTTGAGCACCTTGAGCTGCCGCTGCTCCCGGCGACGGCGGCGGCGGGCCTGCAGCACGTCGATCCACCGGATGAGCGGATCCCTCCAGGCGGAGTGCTGCTCACGGGGCAGGTCCTTGGCGTTGAGGCCCCAGCGCTCGCGGGCGATCATCTTCGCGTCGTAGCCGAAGAGCGCCTCGTAGAAGGCCTCCCAGTTCTCGCCGCTGTAGGTACACACGAACTGGCGCAGCGCGCTCTCCTCCAGCCCGCGCAGGCGCATGGAGCGCAGCATCTGCTCCACCTGGCTCACCGGGGGCCGGCGCTCGGCCTCCACGCGGCGATCCACCAGCAGGTAGAAGGCGATGGCGACCAGGAGCGCGCTGCCCATCATCGCCACCGTCGGCACCAATACCCCGAAGTGGTAGAGGCCGTAGCCTGCGCCTCCCAGCAGCAGAATCCACAGCAGCCAGGTGATCAGCGGCGCCTGGAAGACGAACTGGCGGAAGCGCAGGAAGAGCGCTCCCTTCTCCAGCAGCCCGCGCATGATGAAGGAGGCCAGCCACGAGAAGCCGGCGAAGCTCGCCACGCCCAGCCCCGAGGGCTCTCCCAGCCGCCACTCGGCCAGGCCCGTGCCCAGCGCCGTCAGCAGCATGAGGACGAAGACCAGCCAGCGGCGCCGCAGCGCCCAGGCCGACTGATTGAACTCCTGCACGCAGCGCTCCAAGAGGCTGGCGTGCTGCTCGCGCGGCGCGAAGCTCGCGTTCCCCTCCACCCCCAGGAAGCCCTCGAGCGCGCGGATGACCTCGCCCATGTCCTGGTAGCGCTCCTCGGGGCGCTTGGCGATCATCCGCATCACCACCGCCGAGAGCGCCTCGGGCACGTCCTTGTTGCGCTTGTCCGGAGGCAGGGGCGCCTCCTTGACGTGCATGTCCATCACCGTGTTGAGCGACTCGGCCACGAAGGGCGGGCGCCCCGTGAGCAGGTGGTAGAGCGTGCACCCCAGCGAGTAGATGTCCGCGCGCGCGTCCACCTTCGAGGAGTTCATCACCTGCTCGGGCGCCATGTAGGCCGGCGTCCCCATGGCGTACTCCTGGGGATTCTTGCCGATATACGTGACCGGGCGCGGGGTGGAGCGCGCGGCCCTGGCGAGCTTCACCAGGCCCATGTCCGCCACCTTGACGATGCCGTTGTTGTTGAGCAGCAGGTTGTCGGGCTTGATGTCCCGGTGGACCATGCCCCGCTCGTGGGCGAACTTCAGCCCGCGCGCCGCCTGGAGCACGTAGCCGGTGGCCACCTCCGGCTCGAGCGCGGCGCCGCGCTTGAGCAGGGCCAGCAGCGTCGTGCCATCCACGAACTCCATGCTGAAGAAGTGGATCTGCTTGTCCGAACCACAGTCGTAGATCTGCACGATGTTGTGGTGGATGAGCTGGGCGGCGGCGAAGGCCTCCTGCGTGAAGCGGTAGACGAACTGCGGATCCCCCGCGAAGCCCGGTCGGAGGATCTTCACGGCCACCTCGCGGTCCAGCGAGAGCTGGGAGGCCAGCCACACGGTGCCCATGCCGCCGGCGCCAATCCTCCGGATGAGCTGGTAGCCCCCCAGCTTCATGCCCTCGACGACGGAGGCGGCCTCCTCTTCCTGCGGCTGGGTCTCGGCCCGCTCGGGGCCCACCTGCGTCTTCCGCGAGCTCGGCAGAGTGCGGCCGCTGGCAACCTCAGGCTCCTCCTCCGTCGGCGGGCTGCTGGAAGTGGGGGCCTCGGGCGCCCGCACCATGACGGTGCGCTCGACGGCGATCGCCGGACGCTTGTCCGTGATAGGGGGCTCTCCCGGCAGGGTGAGGAAGGGCGACTCGGGCGGGGCTTCCAGCTCGACCGGGGGAGCCGACAAGGCACCGGGCTGCGTCCGGGACGCGGGGGGCTCGGGATGCCGCACCATGACGGTGCGCTCGACGGTGGTCGGGGGCGGCGCTTCCTCCGCCAGGAGGGGCACTCCCGGAAGCGTCCGGAGGGGCGCGTCCTTCAGGGTGTCGGGGTCCGCCGAGGCCTCCGCACCGGAAGGCGCTCCGGGCAGGGTGGTG
It encodes the following:
- a CDS encoding serine/threonine-protein kinase, which gives rise to MDEEEKPPQAEARDKTVIAPPPEERPRDGAGRTRTAERKLQPSAEPPGAPARTRTVERKLQLSPELQAAPARTRTSERKLDLPSEPSGPPARTRTVERKLDLPSEPSGPPARTRTVERKLQLSPELQAAPARTRTSERKLALPPEREAKRSSTSVPVVRVEEEENKIPTAPTTLPGAPSGAEASADPDTLKDAPLRTLPGVPLLAEEAPPPTTVERTVMVRHPEPPASRTQPGALSAPPVELEAPPESPFLTLPGEPPITDKRPAIAVERTVMVRAPEAPTSSSPPTEEEPEVASGRTLPSSRKTQVGPERAETQPQEEEAASVVEGMKLGGYQLIRRIGAGGMGTVWLASQLSLDREVAVKILRPGFAGDPQFVYRFTQEAFAAAQLIHHNIVQIYDCGSDKQIHFFSMEFVDGTTLLALLKRGAALEPEVATGYVLQAARGLKFAHERGMVHRDIKPDNLLLNNNGIVKVADMGLVKLARAARSTPRPVTYIGKNPQEYAMGTPAYMAPEQVMNSSKVDARADIYSLGCTLYHLLTGRPPFVAESLNTVMDMHVKEAPLPPDKRNKDVPEALSAVVMRMIAKRPEERYQDMGEVIRALEGFLGVEGNASFAPREQHASLLERCVQEFNQSAWALRRRWLVFVLMLLTALGTGLAEWRLGEPSGLGVASFAGFSWLASFIMRGLLEKGALFLRFRQFVFQAPLITWLLWILLLGGAGYGLYHFGVLVPTVAMMGSALLVAIAFYLLVDRRVEAERRPPVSQVEQMLRSMRLRGLEESALRQFVCTYSGENWEAFYEALFGYDAKMIARERWGLNAKDLPREQHSAWRDPLIRWIDVLQARRRRRREQRQLKVLKKKKETAQAAQAEEPALPPSEE
- a CDS encoding S8 family peptidase, with protein sequence MRRLLILGLLLLTACEEEPSGRIQGKLTPFQKGGGRSSAQPTARPAPLQGDAAVRLSQALSRAVTRQQGLGTRKSAIEVTLPDPLIVPPPMGPPPLKRLPAEDPTIAGDVIVRFEAAGLEAPVALERVTLPGYRVAHKGYASEHLHLVGFEALDGHTVTVEETGQLVAQLAQVPGVRFTEKNLRMYALRTPNDKSYGVQWHYPAINLPSAWDVSTGGDAVTVAVIDTGIASHPDLNARVIAGYDMISDTSNSGDGSGRDSDPTDRGGDEPNGGSSWHGTHVAGTIGAATDNASGVAGVTWSTRILPVRALGRQGGTSFDIAAAMNWAAGGTVSGVPNNPTPAKVINMSLGGASSPQRTYQDVIDARVTAGAIYVIAAGNENVDATGTTPCNQQNVLCVGSTNFAGTRSSFSNFGAPVDVMAAGGEMREDLNGDGYADGVLSTSFDEDDQPAYVFNQGTSMATPHVAGVVALMLAVNPSLNAQQVENILKTTASASSRCSEGCGAGLVNAQAALKLAQGGSSNEPPKLGITTTLLSFNGSDTQRILVSNLGGGTLNVTAAKSGPQAGAVSLPGPTLSLSAFSTAALDVVTNASGLADGEYSATLTLTGTSAAGGGPAGSATVTVKIRVGAVAQGLDAVVAFAWQDELGEWQVEENTIAVAEAARGYTYAIDMPPQTYYALATIDEDEDGEFFEDEELTGFWRNVDDFEPIPLAVDQDIGNISFDLVPLAPVDDSPALVVGAACQSNTDCPDGGRCVTSYPGGYCTRDCDTQGCPAGSKCYVVGSSSDDKVCIANCSGPSQGRSTCRADYVCYDDEAGAGQCLPDCTVREVCGSNFTCNRTSGYCE
- a CDS encoding response regulator, with the translated sequence MTARASKKRILIIDDSEAIHHDFRRLLCPERKEGRKALDLMEEALFGTAPTESPPELDFEVDSALQGQEGLEKVRQAQEAGHPYDLAFLDYRMPPGWNGVETLRHLRKVAPKLPVVLCSAYSDYSWEQILEEFPETGPLTELRKPVNRDQVREVVRTFTEEGDASHT
- a CDS encoding DEAD/DEAH box helicase is translated as MAPQIALDFYAAQAAHPSLMPFHPVVRKWFAERLGEPSRPQVEGWPLIQAGNDVLIAAPTGSGKTLTAFLAALDGLFRQALEGTLSDRTEVLYVSPLKALGNDVQKNLLQPLEELMTLARTSGYTPQELRVQVRTGDTSASERAQMIRRPPHILITTPESLYLYLTADRARGTLRSVRTVIVDEIHALARDKRGSHFTLSMERLKTLTEVRPQLIGLSATQKPLETIAAFLTGASYQECKRVEVGHLRPWELTVEIPDAELSSLATHEMWGQVYDRLVQLTQQHRTTLIFVNTRKMAERVAHDLGERLGEGKVAAHHGSMSREIRLAAEEKLKAGQLVAMVATASLELGIDVGNVDLVVQLGSTKAISVLLQRVGRAGHYKGGISKGLLIAMTRDELMECVALLNAVREGELDAVRIPDKPMDVLAQQIVAACACEEWDERALFSIFQRAYPYRNLTWEEYQGVLETLSEGISLRRGRSGVHLHRDRVNHRLKGRRGVRITALTNGGAIPDTFTFSVTAEPEGKVVGQLDEDFAVESSPGDIFLLGSTAWRIQRVSGSTVQVEDAKGAPPTVPFWRGEAPGRTDELSLQVGKLREELLKHDNPAAFLQKELNVPGPATDALLGYLRLGQKMLGGVVPSHTTVVAERFFDEAGGMQLIIHAPFGSRINRAWGMALRKRFCRSFDFELQAAATEDGILLSLGEQHSFPLADIFDFLNPEQAEEVLVQAVLQAPIFGTRFRWNATRALALNRFSGGKRVAPNLQRARSEDLLASVFPAQVGCQDNHGGGDIELPDHPLVKQTMEDCLREAMDVDGLREVLRRIKDGRIRLEAKDVPEPSVFAHQMIHSMPYTFLDDAPAEERRVRNVALRRAMPAEDAAAFGALDAAAIAQVVEDAAPPMRDADELHDALLQLVLLRASEVPKGLEVSLFQQGRVAWLERPGGSFLVPAERGSAVRALFPEVQTQPPLPVLEGDRPMEREAAVLQIVRGYMEMLGPTTVAELARLTLLDESDVNFALHQLESTGNILRGQFRPPSLRAEGTQAELEWCDRRLLQRIHRLTVGRLRKEIEPLSAQDFMRFLFRWHHLEEVDALRGSTGLLKAVSLLQGYEAPASAWERFLLPARMKGYTADLLERACYGGEVAWGRLTVKEPKPQPGPRRGAPVPAPEPEAPRRAPQPTRNASLTFTRRENLDWMLASARPHAVLSDGGVWLPPDLSAAAKDVVAVLEQRGACFFNDLVSRARRLPAEVEDALWELVARGLVTADAVQNLRVLQSPAQRRRQKLLQRGGPGRWSLLVPSEPKPDDEVRDSLARLFLQRYGIVWRDLVMRESLAPTWRELLFVYRRMEARGEVRGGRFVSGFVGEQFALPEAVDTARAVRRQAPSGVRVQLSAVDPLNLTGVVTPGSRVPAMVGNVVTWVDGVPQGVDALADDEGEDTEGTEGTGGEAAAG